A window of Fragaria vesca subsp. vesca linkage group LG7, FraVesHawaii_1.0, whole genome shotgun sequence contains these coding sequences:
- the LOC101299336 gene encoding G-type lectin S-receptor-like serine/threonine-protein kinase RKS1-like, whose translation MNSTKRLFRMFFIFLALPLCISLDTITPNQPIRDDKVVLVSSRNVFALGFFSPGNSSKRYIGVWYNNVPNRRVVWVANRDNPINDTSSGLLAIHEDGGLNIYGKDSNIPIWSANITLCWPNNTMAKLFDTGNLVLLDNNNGSQRVLWQSSDHPSDTMLRHMKLGLDRRSGLNRYLTSWKSQDDPGTGNCTYGVNPNGFPQLILYKGTTLLWRFAIGCLGGLNHKSVLSYVNNENEVSIMYNEADEVTGAVVEESGVVRRSTWTDDQWTTLRFTPWERCDNYGSCGPNSNCMSYNVNNDLDCMCLPGFEPKSPTDWNKRVWSGGCVRNKNGTSLCRNGEGFVKVELIKIPESSTAQVDRNVSLKECGRKCLRNCSCMAYSSIGDGKVTTCVTWHGDELMDTRTLPNTGHDLYVRVDAIVFAQYGNKSMNSISKKRKLAILLASIVPVIVLLASLVYCQFVWKKKEGKQRENRCSLDLDELNRRNSDLPFFDLTIIAAATNNFSGENKLGTGGFGSVYKLLIALGVLCNGKEIAVKRLSNNSGQGTEEFKSEVMLTAKLQHRNLVRILGSCVQEGEKMIIYEYLPNKSLDRFIFNESSRAHLDWTKRFEIICGVAKGMLYLHEDSRLRIIHRDLKASNVLLDASMNPKIADFGLARILGGDEKEANTKRVIGTYGYMSPEYAMRGLFSVKSDIYSYGVLVLEIITGIKNTSYYPRSSLVEQVWNLWEEGNELEVVDSSLGESYHVDEVLRCIKIAFLCVKEYAADRPNMSAVLLMLGSNADLPDPIRPAFSLERSNNTEDSSANVNEYTTLEAR comes from the exons ATGAATTCTACAAAAAGGTTGTTCAGAATGTTCTTTATCTTCCTTGCCTTGCCCTTGTGCATTTCTCTTGACACCATTACTCCAAACCAACCCATACGAGACGACAAAGTCGTCTTAGTATCGAGCCGAAACGTATTTGCACTGGGGTTTTTCAGCCCGGGCAACTCTAGCAAGCGTTACATTGGAGTTTGGTATAACAACGTTCCAAACAGAAGAGTTGTGTGGGTTGCAAACAGAGACAATCCTATCAATGACACCAGTAGTGGCCTCCTAGCCATTCATGAAGATGGAGGCCTTAACATCTATGGTAAGGACTCAAACATTCCTATTTGGTCTGCTAATATTACTCTATGTTGGCCAAACAACACTATGGCCAAGCTTTTTGATACAGGAAATCTTGTTTTGCTTGATAATAATAATGGTAGCCAAAGGGTTCTGTGGCAAAGTTCTGATCATCCCTCAGACACGATGCTTAGACATATGAAACTTGGCTTGGACCGCCGGTCTGGACTAAACCGGTACTTAACATCTTGGAAGTCCCAAGATGACCCAGGAACCGGGAACTGTACCTATGGTGTTAACCCTAATGGGTTCCCACAGCTCATTCTGTACAAGGGTACAACTCTCTTGTGGCGATTTGCTATCGGATGTTTGGGTGGCCTGAATCATAAAAGTGTACTGAGTTATGTGAACAATGAGAATGAGGTATCAATTATGTATAATGAAGCGGATGAGGTAACTGGGGCGGTGGTGGAAGAGTCCGGAGTCGTTCGGCGGAGCACCTGGACTGATGATCAATGGACCACGCTCCGGTTTACGCCATGGGAGCGATGTGATAACTATGGTTCATGTGGTCCGAATAGCAACTGCATGTCATACAACGTTAATAATGACCTGGATTGCATGTGCCTACCTGGGTTTGAACCAAAATCGCCAACTGACTGGAACAAGAGAGTTTGGTCCGGTGGGTGTGTGAGGAACAAGAATGGAACATCATTGTGCCGAAACGGAGAAGGGTTCGTCAAGGTGGAGCTGATCAAAATACCAGAGTCATCTACGGCACAAGTAGACAGGAATGTGAGCTTGAAAGAGTGTGGACGCAAGTGTTTGAGAAATTGTTCGTGCATGGCATACTCCAGTATTGGAGATGGGAAGGTGACTACATGTGTTACATGGCATGGGGATGAGTTGATGGATACAAGGACGTTGCCAAATACTGGTCACGATTTATATGTGCGAGTCGATGCAATAGTCTTTG CCCAGTATGGAAATAAGTCGATGAATTCAATCAGCAAGAAAAGAAAACTGGCTATTTTACTAGCATCTATTGTCCCGGTAATTGTACTGCTAGCTTCTCTAGTCTACTGTCAGTTTGTATGGAAGAAGAAAGAAG GTAAGCAAAGAGAGAATAGATGCTCACTAGACCTTGATGAACTTAACAGAAGAAACTCAGATTTACCATTCTTTGATCTAACCATCATAGCAGCAGCCACAAACAATTTCTCTGGTGAGAACAAGCTAGGGACTGGCGGTTTTGGCTCGGTGTATAAGTTACTAATTGCTTTG GGTGTTCTTTGTAATGGAAAAGAAATAGCAGTGAAAAGACTATCAAACAATTCAGGCCAAGGAACTGAAGAGTTTAAGAGTGAAGTGATGCTGACTGCAAAACTCCAACATAGAAACCTCGTCAGGATTTTAGGTTCTTGTGTTCAAGAAGGAGAGAAGATGATAATTTACGAATACTTGCCAAACAAGAGTTTGGACCGTTTCATTTTTA ATGAATCCAGCCGAGCACATTTAGATTGGACAAAACGCTTTGAGATAATTTGCGGAGTTGCTAAGGGGATGTTATATCTTCACGAAGATTCAAGATTAAGAATCATCCATAGAGACCTAAAAGCCAGTAATGTGCTACTGGATGCTTCTATGAATCCCAAAATTGCAGATTTTGGTTTGGCTAGAATACTTGGGGGGGATGAGAAGGAAGCAAATACAAAGCGAGTGATTGGAACATA TGGTTATATGTCACCAGAGTATGCAATGCGAGGACTGTTTTCAGTAAAGTCAGATATATATAGCTATGGAGTTTTAGTACTAGAAATCATTACTGGAATAAAGAATACCAGTTACTACCCCAGATCAAGTTTGGTTGAACAG GTGTGGAATTTGTGGGAAGAAGGAAATGAACTGGAAGTCGTTGATTCTTCTCTTGGTGAATCATACCATGTTGACGAAGTTCTGAGATGCATCAAGATTGCTTTCTTGTGCGTGAAAGAGTATGCCGCTGACCGGCCAAACATGTCAGCAGTTCTTCTCATGCTGGGTAGTAATGCAGATCTTCCTGATCCAATACGACCTGCATTTTCATTGGAGAGAAGTAACAACACTGAAGACTCGAGTGCTAATGTAAACGAATATACTACACTAGAAGCTCGCTAA
- the LOC101299623 gene encoding para-aminobenzoate synthase-like encodes MKFTLCSSSSELRCPFVEGLPRCINKNMLAPGLPVKVDNFVKENSQASNHDTRKLVMSSNLMPRRINESRLGKKQLEEPGRKLEYVRTLLIDNYDSYTYNIYQELSVINGLPPVVVRNDELSWKDVCHYLYEENAFDNIVISPGPGSPTCPADIGICLQVLLDCWNVPILGVCLGHQALGYVHGAKVVHASEPVHGRLSEIQHNGCVLFNDIPSGHNSGFKVVRYHSLVIDAESLPDELIPIAWTSSMNALSFIETKESDVASKSADASFLMKQKNCTYSPSSHSGKVQSERVLMGIMHSSRPHYGVQFHPESVATCHGRQIFKNFRKITEDYWLRSRASFINAQNFPFTARMQMPHVGQLLTDVPKHRQLLNNADGHLYKDADNVICSGMVDMVNLLHPSITVKDLRLTWKKLKHLAGQVGGARNIFCELYGQDKAENTFWLDSSSIEKRRARFSFMGGKGGALWKQVTFKLSDKSDTTLKGRGLLSVQDAQGSIKRSFLEEGFLDFLKKGLLSFCYDEKEYEELPFDFHGGYIGYLGYNLKVECGVDSNRHRSQTPDACFFFADNLVVVDHRNDDVYILSVDEVCRPLTPWLDDTEQKLLNLKASATGEGKKPTLTALRSSSGQGTFLGDKSREAYIEDVDKCLEYIKDGESYELCLTTQMRKTIGDIDSLGLYLHLREKNPAPYAAWLNFSDEDLSICCSSPERFLQLDRNGVLEAKPIKGTVARGATPEEDEQRKLQLQYSEKDQAENLMIVDLLRNDLGRVCEPGSVHVPRLMDVESYATVHTMVSTIRGQKRSDMTAIDCVRAAFPGGSMTGAPKLRSMELLDSIESSSRGIYSGSIGFFSYNQTFDLNIVIRTVVIHKGEASIGAGGAIVALSNPEDEYEEMVLKTRAPAKAVLEFL; translated from the exons ATGAAGTTCACCTTGTGTTCGTCATCTTCAGAGCTTAGATGTCCTTTTGTTGAGGGGTTGCCCCGATGTATAAACAAGAATATGCTAGCGCCTGGACTGCCAGTGAAGGTTGATAATTTTGTTAAGGAGAACTCTCAAGCATCTAACCATGATACTAGGAAGCTGGTGATGTCTAGCAATTTGATGCCTCGGCGCATAAATGAATCACGTTTGGGAAAGAAACAACTGGAGGAGCCAGGTCGGAAGTTGGAATATGTGAGGACATTATTGATTGACAACTATGATAGCTACACATACAATATATACCAGGAGCTTTCTGTCATTAATGGCT TACCTCCTGTTGTGGTGCGAAATGATGAGTTGTCATGGAAAGATGTTTGCCATTACTTGTATGAAGAAAATGCATTTGATAACATTGTTATATCACCTGGACCAGGTTCTCCTACATGCCCAGCTGACATAG GAATATGTCTTCAGGTGCTGCTTGACTGCTGGAATGTTCCTATCTTGGGTGTTTGCCTTGGACATCAG GCTTTAGGTTATGTGCATGGTGCTAAAGTTGTCCACGCATCTGAACCGGTCCATGGACGCTTGAG TGAAATTCAGCACAATGGATGTGTACTTTTCAATGACATCCCGTCTGGCCACAACTCTGGATTTAAG GTCGTCCGGTACCATTCACTGGTCATAGATGCTGAATCACTCCCAGATGAACTCATTCCTATAGCATGGACTTCTTCCATGAATGCACTTTCTTTTATTGAGACCAAAGAATCTGATGTTGCCTCTAAATCTGCCGATGCGTCTTTTTTAATGAAACAAAAAAATTGTACTTATTCACCTTCCAGCCATTCTGGCAAAGTACAGAGTGAAAGGGTTCTCATGGGCATTATGCATTCTTCCAGGCCTCATTATGGTGTACAG TTCCATCCAGAGAGTGTTGCTACTTGCCATGGAAGGCAGATATTCAAGAATTTTAGAAAGATCACAGAGGATTATTGGCTGAGATCGAGGGCATCATTCATCAACGCGCAAAATTTTCCTTTTACTG CACGTATGCAGATGCCCCATGTTGGTCAACTATTGACAGACGTTCCTAAACATCGGCAACTACTAAATAATGCAGACGGTCACTTATATAAAGATGCAGACAACGTGATTTGCTCTGGCATGGTTGATATGGTAAACCTTTTGCATCCAAGCATTACTGTTAAAGATCTGAGGTTGACATGGAAGAAATTGAAGCACTTGGCCGGTCAAGTTGGTGGAGCAAGAAATATATTTTGTGAACTGTATGGACAAGATAAAGCTGAAAACACCTTTTGGTTGGACAGTTCATCAATAGAGAAG AGAAGAGCACGATTTTCATTTATGGGAGGAAAAGGTGGAGCTCTTTGGAAGCAAGTGACCTTTAAATTGTCTGATAAAAG TGATACGACTTTAAAGGGCAGAGGTCTTCTATCTGTTCAGGATGCTCAAGGCTCTATCAAACGTTCATTTTTGGAAGAAGGATTTCTTGATTTTTTGAAGAAG GGGCTCCTGTCATTTTGTTATGATGAAAAGGAATATGAAGAACTTCCATTCGATTTTCATGGTGGATATATTGGTTACCTCGG GTATAACCTAAAAGTTGAATGTGGTGTGGATTCTAATCGCCACAGATCCCAGACTCCAGATGCTTGCTTTTTCTTTGCTGATAACCTTGTAGTTGTTGATCACCGAAATGATGATGTTTACATATTGTCTGTAGACGAAGTATGCAGACCTTTGACACCTTGGTTGGATGACACAGAACAGAAGCTTCTTAACTTAAAAGCTTCTGCTACAGGGGAGGGAAAGAAGCCAACTTTAACGGCTCTAAGATCTTCGTCCGGTCAAGGAACTTTTCTTGGTGATAAATCAAGAGAAGCGTATATAGAAGATGTGGACAAGTGCCTGGAATACATTAAAGATGGTGAAAGTTATGAATTGTGTCTGACAACTCAGATGAGAAAAACAATTGGGGATATAGACTCTTTGGGACTTTACCTTCATTTAAGAGAAAAGAATCCAGCACCATATGCTGCCTGGCTCAATTTTTCAGATGAAGACCTATCTATCTGCTGTTCTTCCCCAGAGCGTTTCTTACAATTGGATAGAAATGGTGTACTCGAAGCAAAGCCCATTAAGGGTACTGTAGCTCGTGGTGCAACACCAGAGGAAGATGAACAACGTAAACTACAGCTGCAATATAG TGAAAAGGATCAAGCTGAAAATCTGATGATAGTAGATCTTTTAAGGAATGACCTTGGTCGTGTGTGTGAGCCAGGCTCAGTTCATGTGCCACGTCTTATGGATGTGGAATCATATGCTACAGTTCATACTATGGTCAGCACAATTCGTGGGCAAAAACGGTCTGATATGACTGCAATTGATTGTGTGAGAGCAGCATTTCCGGGTGGTTCGATGACGGGTGCACCTAAATTGAGATCAATGGAACTTCTTGATTCAATCGAAAGTAGTTCTCGAGGTATCTACTCGGGCTCCATTGGATTTTTCTCATATAACCAGACATTTGATCTAAATATAGTTATTAGAACTGTTGTTATACACAAGGGTGAAGCTTCAATAGGAGCTGGGGGAGCCATTGTTGCCTTATCAAATCCTGAAGACGAATACGAGGAAATGGTTTTGAAAACTCGAGCTCCAGCAAAAGCTGTACTGGAATTTTTATAG